A window from Triticum aestivum cultivar Chinese Spring chromosome 6D, IWGSC CS RefSeq v2.1, whole genome shotgun sequence encodes these proteins:
- the LOC123141863 gene encoding uncharacterized protein, whose product MALQSCHHHDDCRVAPPPLPDWGWEWEWDWEELVRCQLGDAARDGIHGALPGLPSLGGGEEESPVSSSEASTGGGGYLEDAVAQWGDRSKRQRTAVEGPPRCPAMASEDLQCLLQSFWDSSSGEGALLHDLNTMAPAPAPETSGFLSEEGAASGRGQRQGEEGGRSAPAAAGQGEACGAAAGPPPPSSATAAAAPRPPLQKATTGSGSGSGNNCGPATSSSCSSLAGRRKEGVLYPFAVVKPLVLDGDTLNDVNRRILKRPARPVRHPVGQFACGPAVSSPHGPGLSGKAVVSLTKIRTGGKGTITIIRTRG is encoded by the exons ATGGCGCTCCAGAGCTGCCACCACCACGACGACTGCCGCGtagcccctccccctctcccggactggGGCTGGGAGTGGGAGTGGGACTGGGAGGAGCTGGTGCGCTGCCAGCTCGGCGACGCCGCCCGAGACGGCATTCACGGCGCCCTCCCGGGCTTGCCCTCGT TAGGTGGCGGGGAGGAGGagtcgccggtgtcgtcgtcggAGGCATCGACCGGCGGGGGCGGCTACCTGGAGGACGCCGTCGCGCAGTGGGGCGACCGGAGCAAGCGGCAGAGGACGGCGGTAGAGGGTCCGCCGCGGTGCCCGGCCATGGCGAGCGAGGACCTGCAGTGCCTTCTTCAG AGCTTCTGGGATTCCAGCAGCGGCGAGGGAGCCCTCCTCCATGATCTCAACACCATGGCCCCGGCCCCGGCCCCGGAGACCAGCGGCTTTCTCTCAG AGGAGGGCGCCGCATCGGGCAGGGGGCAGCggcagggggaggaggggggccggAGCGCGCCAGCGGCAGCGGGGCAGGGAGAAGCTTGTGGAGCGGCGGCAGGGCCCCCGCCTCCCTCCTCCGCCACGGCTGCTGCTGCTCCCCGGCCACCGCTGCAAAAGGCAACTACAgggagcggcagcggcagcggcaataACTGCggcccggcgacctcctcctcctgctcctcgctGGCAG ggaggaggaaggagggggtgctgTACCCGTTCGCCGTGGTGAAGCCGCTGGTGCTGGACGGCGACACGCTGAACGACGTCAACCGACGGATCCTGAAGCGGCCGGCGAGGCCGGTGCGGCACCCCGTCGGCCAGTTCGCGTGCGGCCCCGCCGTGTCGTCGCCTCACGGGCCGGGTCTGTCCGGGAAGGCGGTCGTCAGCCTCACCAAGATCAGGACCGGGGGGAAGGGCACGATCACCATCATCAGAACCAGAGGCTAG
- the LOC123145640 gene encoding nuclear exosome regulator NRDE2 → MEPSPERSPPTTTATAAGGGHEPSNSSSLFPLFPLSAPTEVSQCLPNPSFSFDASSLNIPPTASSSLPPLSPSSDEEEAAPKPAPAKYNLLPSSPSDEERGSRRDDRKRRKRRRDQERYEGGASSRKPGVRAWAGSETKLVKDYYVDAKGDQDNLAFGSIYRMDIARYKPQNTLETRGLNRRFYNYGHASSQMDLDSDLDGLDNKVKVGGRYFSAKHAVLERNKGFKHLKVLKSDMIAILPEDFIPVETSSLAVKSTTVQQELEESWEDEILRRTKEFNKMTRECPHDEKIWLAFAQFQDKVASSQPQKAARFQTTERKISILEKAVELNPDNEELLLCLLKSYGERDSSESLFGKWEKILMEHPDSCKLWKQYLLLCQGEFSRFKVSDTRKSYSYAVQALSAACTKLCRQDCENADLKAHPSLVQVELGLVDIFVNLCRFEWQTGHRELATGLFQAQIEFSLFSPPLSLSTSSKQRLFEHFWNSGGARIGEDGALGWSTWLAKDEESRQNMVMQENPQEPEGGGWSGWFNPSVANAETNDVSNQSIEELAADGIDPEDPDTEDTPAQDDVESLLKKLGIDVETEYSSEVKDAKTWNRWSTMELSRENEQWMPLRENSGVGPNHSNDASSGEVNDQLSRVILFEDVTEFLFSLSSEEARFSLICQFIDFYGGKISRWTSSNSSSWLDRIMSLEMISNDISEDLIAISDLANKTQNSSHCSLESLLGSMHDLSQRPGLVKFLKNAILLSLDIFPRNHILEEAVLVTTQMYTAQENTLSTPANASRALAKNLLKKDRQDLLLCGIYGRIEARHGNIDQARKIFDMALLSTEGATQDLVRKVPILYFWYAEMEISISTSRNNSDSAHRAIYILSCLGSNIKYSSFGGPISRPLVLRARQGFKEQIRSLRSAFASGCLKEESVALICCASLFESMTSGYSSGLEVIEEACPFSESHTLEFEELWMYYIKLLQKNLNQLSLSRVWPSILKGVQTYPYNPKSYASMLTLSCLYSVPNNLRLTLDKCSQRDPSIVALLFALSFEWSKAGSYNRIHSLFERALADDKLQKSVLLWRCYLAYEAEIACNTSAARRVFFRAIHACPWSKRLWLDGFQKLSSVLTMKELSDLQEVMHGKELFIRTDIYEILLQDEDDI, encoded by the exons ATGGAGCCATCGCCGGAGCGTTCGCCGccgaccaccaccgccaccgccgctggAGGAGGGCACGAGCCCTCcaactcctcctctctcttcccccTCTTCCCGCTCTCTGCCCCCACCGAGGTTTCCCAGTGTCTCCCGAACCCTAGCTTCTCCTTCGACGCCTCCTCCCTCAACATCCCACCCACTGCCTCCTCGTCCCTCCCGCCGCTGAGCCCCTCTtcggacgaggaggaggcggccccGAAGCCTGCTCCCGCGAAGTACAACCTGCTGCCGTCCTCGCCGTCCGACGaggagagggggtcgaggcgggaCGACAGGAAGAGGAGGAAGCGGAGGAGGGACCAGGAGCGGTATGAGGGGGGCGCCTCTTCGCGGAAGCCGGGGGTTCGTGCCTGGGCTGGGTCGGAGACCAAGCTGGTCAAGGATTACTACGTCGACGCCAAGGGCGACCAGGATAACTTGGCATTTGGATCAATCTACAG AATGGACATTGCACGTTACAAGCCTCAAAACACACTGGAGACACGTGGGCTTAATCGACGTTTCTATAATTATGGACATGCTTCATCGCAGATGGATCTAGATTCAGATTTGGATGGACTGGATAACAAAGTAAAAGTGGGAGGGCGTTACTTTTCAGCAAAACATGCCGTTTTAGAAAGAAACAAGGGTTTCAAGCACCTGAAAGTTTTGAAAAGTGATATGATTGCAATTCTCCCTGAAGATTTTATCCCTGTAGAGACATCATCCCTTGCTGTGAAAAGCACAACCGTGCAACAGGAGCTTGAGGAATCTTGGGAAGATGAAATACTTCGGAGGACAAAAGAATTCAATAAGATGACACGAGAATGTCCTCATGATGAAAAAATCTGGTTGGCCTTCGCTCAGTTTCAG GACAAAGTTGCCAGTAGTCAGCCACAAAAAGCAGCACGTTTTCAAACAACTGAAAGAAAAATTAGTATATTGGAGAAGGCTGTGGAGCTCAATCCAGATAACGAGGAATTGTTGCTTTGCCTTCTGAAGTCATATGGTGAGAGGGATAGCTCTGAGAGTCTCTTTGGTAAATGGGAGAAAATACTTATGGAACACCCTGACAGTTGTAAGTTGTGGAAACAGTATCTACTTCTGTGCCAAGGGGAATTCTCCAGATTCAAAGTATCTGATACACGGAAGTCTTACTCATATGCAGTACAGGCTCTATCTGCAGCTTGCACAAAGCTATGTAGGCAG GATTGTGAAAATGCTGATCTCAAAGCACATCCTTCCTTAGTTCAGGTTGAACTTGGTTTAGTGGATATATTTGTGAATCTTTGCCGGTTTGAATGGCAAACAGGACATCGAGAATTAGCAACTGGGTTATTTCAAGCTCAAATTGAGTTTAGCCTATTCTCGCCTCCCCTTTCCCTGTCCACAAGCAGTAAGCAAAGACTCTTTGAGCACTTCTGGAATAGTGGTGGTGCCAGAATTGGAGAAGATGGGGCTCTTGGATGGTCTACATGGTTAGCAAAGGATGAGGAGAGTCGACAAAACATGGTTATGCAAGAAAATCCTCAAGAGCCTGAAGGGGGAGGCTGGAGTGGTTGGTTTAATCCATCTGTAGCAAATGCTGAAACAAATGATGTGTCTAACCAATCAATAGAAGAATTAGCTGCTGATGGAATTGATCCAGAAGACCCTGAtactgaggacacacctgcacaagatgatgttgaatcTTTACTAAAAAAGCTCGGCATTGATGTAGAGACTGAGTACAGTAGCGAAGTTAAGGATGCAAAAACATGGAATAGATGGTCCACAATGGAGCTGTCAAGGGAGAATGAACAATGGATGCCCCTTCGTGAAAATTCTG GAGTAGGACCAAATCATTCTAATGATGCCTCATCTGGAGAAGTCAATGATCAGCTTTCCAGAGTAATCTTGTTTGAGGATGTAACTGAGTTTCTGTTCTCTTTATCGTCAGAAGAGGCTCGTTTTTCCTTGATATGCCAATTTATTGATTTCTATGGTGGCAAAATTTCTAGATG GACATCCAGCAACAGTTCAAGTTGGCTTGATAGAATTATGAGCCTTGAGATGATTTCAAATGATATTTCGGAAGATCTTATCGCTATATCTGACCTTGCAAACAAGACACAAAATTCAAGTCATTGTAGTTTGGAGTCTTTATTAGGAAGTATGCATGATCTTTCTCAAAGACCTGGCCTGGTGAAATTTCTAAAAAATGCAATATTGCTTTCCCTTGATATATTCCCTCGTAATCATATCTTGGAGGAAGCTGTCCTTGTTACCACCCAAATGTATACGGCACAAGAGAACACTTTGTCTACTCCAGCTAATGCATCGCGGGCTTTGGCCAAAAACCTGCTGAAGAAAGACAGACAG GATCTTCTGCTTTGTGGTATATATGGCCGAATTGAGGCTAGGCATGGGAACATTGACCAAGCAAGGAAGATATTTGACATGGCACTGTTATCTACAGAAGGAGCTACACAG GATCTCGTCAGGAAGGTTCCTATTCTTTATTTTTGGTATGCTGAGATGGAAATATCAATATCTACTTCAAGAAACAATTCTGACTCGGCACATCGTGCAATATACATTCTTTCCTGCTTGGGTAGCAATATCAAGTATTCTTCTTTTGGCGGTCCTATATCACGCCCGCTGGTATTAAGGGCTCGTCAAGGATTTAAGGAGCAGATTAGAAGCCTGCGGTCTGCATTTGCAAGTGGTTGTTTGAAAGAAGAATCAGTTGCTCTGATTTGCTGTGCTTCCTTGTTCGAGAGTATGACTTCTGGTTATTCTTCTGGTCTTGAAGTGATAGAGGAGGCCTGTCCATTTTCAG AGAGCCATACCTTGGAATTTGAAGAGTTGTGGATGTATTACATCAAACTGCTTCAGAAGAATCTGAACCAGTTGAGTCTCTCAAGGGTTTGGCCGAGCATATTGAAAGGAGTACAAACATATCCATACAATCCAAAATCATATGCATCCATGTTAACTCTGAGCTGTCTTTACAGTGTTCCCAACAATCTGCGTCTTACACTTGACAAATGCAGTCAAAG GGACCCTTCCATAGTTGCCTTGCTGTTCGCTTTGTCCTTTGAATGGAGTAAAGCAGGATCTTACAATAGAATCCACAGTCTGTTTGAGAGAGCTCTAGCTGATGATAAGTTACAGAAGTCTGTTCTGTTGTGGCGCTGTTATCTAGCTTATGAGGCAGAGATAGCCTGTAATACTTCTGCGGCACGACGTGTGTTCTTCAGAGCTATACATGCTTGCCCATG GTCTAAACGATTATGGCTTGATGGGTTCCAAAAATTGAGCTCAGTTCTGACTATGAAAGAGTTATCAGATCTCCAGGAAGTTATGCATGGCAAGGAATTGTTCATTCGCACTGATATCTATGAGATACTGTTACAAGATGAAGATGACATATGA